The Gemmatimonadota bacterium DNA window GGTTCCCCCGACGTTGACCGCGCCCAGGAGGACGCTCCACCGCACCTCGGGCATGCGCGCCCGGATCGGTTTGTTCCAGAGGTAGAAAAGCCCCATGATTCCGGATACGGCGAAGAGGGTGAAGAGGTAGAGTGGCATCTGGCTCTGGGGCGCGAGTTCGCTGAAGACTTTGGGGGAAAGGTGGCAGAATCCCGTCGTGATGAATAGGGCGCCGACCAGCCAGGCGACGCCGCGCAGGGACAACGCGGCCTGTCTGCCCACGCCGAGCGTCAGGAGCGGCAGGGCGATGCAGACTGTAACGATGCCCGCGGTCTGCATAAGGCTGGGGATCTCGTACCAGATGACGATGGAACAGAGGATGGGGATGAGGACGGACAGGCGGACGATGGCCAGGGTCACGGCGACCCCGCCCTGCAGGAGCGCCTGGATCAGAAAGCGGAAGGCGACGAAATAGAAGAATCCGCTGGCCGCGCCGATCCACACGGTGGTCCAATGCCAGACCCAGCCCGGGTCCGCGAGCATCAGCAGGCCGGAGATCACGGCGCCCGCGCCATAGTTGAGGCTGCCCACCGCCAGGGCATTGTGTCCGTTGTGATGGGCGGACTTCAGGATCAGGCCGAAGCACGACGTCACGACGGTCGCCGTGATCAGCAGAAGGAGTCCGAGCGCCGTAGTCTGTTCTCCGTCCGTAGATAGCAAGAAGCCGGCGAACGGATACCGCCTCGCCGGCTTCTGGATTCATGATCGCCGCGGGTGCCGCTCTTTGGTGCCGCTTACGGCGTGAAGGCGAAAGTGCCCACGTAGGCGCTGCGCTTGTTCGGAATGCTCCACGTCGCGATCAGATCCGAACCGCTGTACGCGTGGGCGGCGGTCTGGACCAGCGCGGCCGACGCGTCCTTCGTGAAGGGATCGTACCACACCATGCGGTCACAGTTGGGCTCGTGGTCGGTCGCCAGCATGGTCCGGGTGGCCACGCGCACCTGGCCGTCCACCGTAACGGCGAAGGCGTCCCCGCCGTCGTGGCGGAAGGAGATGTCCGTGGGCTTTACCGTCTTAACCGTGCCGAACAACTCACCGTAACGGGCGGTGAATGCGCTCTTCAGGTCCTGGCGCTGGCTCGGCGTGGCCCGGCTGTCGATCAACAGCACGGTCTCGCGGGCGTGATGACCGAGTTGCAGGTTGCCCTTTCCGAGTATGACGGCGACGACGGAAAGATCGGCCAGCGCGCCTTCACGGATGTGCCAGGCCACCACGGCCTGGTTGGCATCGCCTCCCGCTTCCGCCGAGTAGGTACAGCCTCCGCCCAGGATGTGGTTGGAGCGAACTTCCACGTAATCGCCGGCAATGGACGGAGAGCCGGCCAGGGCCGGAGATGCCGCCAGGACGATCGCGGCCATGAGTGCGAAACCGGTCTTCAACATATTGCCTCCCTGTTTTGCGTTATGGGCCTTTGGTTGGGGGTCAGCGCATCCGGCCACGCTATTCGTGAGGAAGACTCAGGCGTCGCAGGTTCAAATCGGATCGCCGCCCCGAATTCGGGTCAATTATGTTTGGGCGCGAAAAAACAACGCGGT harbors:
- a CDS encoding DMT family transporter, translating into MLSTDGEQTTALGLLLLITATVVTSCFGLILKSAHHNGHNALAVGSLNYGAGAVISGLLMLADPGWVWHWTTVWIGAASGFFYFVAFRFLIQALLQGGVAVTLAIVRLSVLIPILCSIVIWYEIPSLMQTAGIVTVCIALPLLTLGVGRQAALSLRGVAWLVGALFITTGFCHLSPKVFSELAPQSQMPLYLFTLFAVSGIMGLFYLWNKPIRARMPEVRWSVLLGAVNVGGTWLLVLSLKYLPGTIVFPFVSAVGLVITTLVAILYWKEQVRGLAYVGIGLTLVAVVLVNSG
- a CDS encoding DUF1326 domain-containing protein, coding for MLKTGFALMAAIVLAASPALAGSPSIAGDYVEVRSNHILGGGCTYSAEAGGDANQAVVAWHIREGALADLSVVAVILGKGNLQLGHHARETVLLIDSRATPSQRQDLKSAFTARYGELFGTVKTVKPTDISFRHDGGDAFAVTVDGQVRVATRTMLATDHEPNCDRMVWYDPFTKDASAALVQTAAHAYSGSDLIATWSIPNKRSAYVGTFAFTP